Within Streptomyces sp. NBC_00704, the genomic segment GACCCCCCTCGCCGTCGACCCCGCGCACCCCTTCCCGTACATCTCGGGTCTCTCGCTGAACCTCGCGGTCGTCGTGCGCAACCCGGTCAGCGGTCACCGGCACTTCGCGCGGGTCAAGGTGCCGCCGCTGCTGTCCCGCTTCCTGGAGAGCTCCCCGGGCCGCTACGTCCCCATCGAGGACGTCATCGGCGCCCACCTGGAGGAGCTGTTCCCGGGCATGGAGGTGCTGGAGCACCACGCCTTCCGGCTCACCCGCAACGAGGACCTGGAGGTCGAGGAGGACGACGCCGAGAACCTGCTCCAGGCCCTGGAGAAGGAGCTGATGCGGCGCCGCTTCGGGCCGCCGGTGCGCCTGGAGGTCGAGGAGTCCATCGACCGCGAGGTCCTCGACCTGCTGGTGCGCGAGCTGAAGGTCTCCGAGGCGGAGGTCTACCCGCTGCCGGGCCCGCTCGACCTCACCGGCCTCTTCCGCATCCACGGCCTCGACCGGCCCGAGCTGAAGTACAAGAAGTTCATCGCCGGCACCCACCGCGACCTCGCCGAGGTCGAGTCGGCGTCCCCGCCGGACATCTTCGCGGCCCTGCGCAGCCGGGACGTCCTGCTGCACCACCCCTACGACTCGTTCTCGACGTCCGTCCAGGCGTTCCTGGAGCAGGCGGCCGGCGACCCGGACGTCCTGGCCATCAAGCAGACGCTGTACCGAACCTCGGGCGACTCGCCGATAGTGGACGCGCTCATCGAGGCCGCCGAGACCGGCAAGCAGGTCCTCGTCCTGGTCGAGATCAAGGCCCGGTTCGACGAGCACGCCAACATCAAGTGGGCGCGCAAACTGGAGGAGGCCGGCTGCCACGTCGTCTACGGCCTCGTCGGTCTGAAGACGCACTGCAAGCTGTCGCTGGTGGTCCGCCAGGAGGGTGACACGCTGCGGCGCTACTGCCACGTCGGCACCGGCAACTACCACCCGAAGACGGCCCGGCTCTACGAGGACCTCGGTCTGCTCACCGCCGACCCGCAGGTCGGCGCGGACCTCTCCGACCTCTTCAACCGGCTCTCCGGCTACTCCCGCCGCGAGACCTACCGCCGCCTCCTCGTCGCACCCAAGTCGCTGCGCGACGGCCTGATCTCGCGCGTCGACAAGGAGATCCAGCACCACCGCGCGGGACGGCCGGCGCATGTGCGCATCAAGGTCAACTCGATCGTCGACGAGGCCCTCATCGACTCCCTGTACCGGGCGTCGCAGGCGGGCGTGCCGGTCGACGTCTGGGTGCGCGGGATCTGCGCGGTGCGCCCAGGCGTTCCCGGCCTGTCGGACAACATCCGGGTCCGCTCCATCCTCGGCCGCTTCCTGGAGCACTCCCGGGTCTTCGGTTTCGGCAACGGCGGGGAGCCCGAGGTGTGGATCGGCAGCGCCGACATGATGCACCGCAACCTCGACCGCCGTATCGAGGCCCTGGTCAGGGTCACCGACCCGGGCCACCGGGCGTCGCTGAACCGGCTGCTGGAGACCGGCATGTCCGACGGCACCGCCTCCTGGCACCTCGGCCCGGACGGCGAATGGACCCGGCACTCGACCGACGCGGACGGCAGCCCCCTGCGCAACGTCCAGGAGATGCTCATAGACGCCCGGAGGCGCCGGCGTGGCCCAGCGACACCCTGACCTGACCGGCCCCGCGGCCGGGCCCGCGACGACGGGGGACGTCCTCGCGGGCTACCTCCGGGCCCAGGCCACGGAGTTCCTCCGCGCGCTGCGCCTGCACCGGGAGGCGGGAAGCGCCGCGTCGCACGGCCCGTCGCACGCGCGCGCGTGGGACCCCGGCGCCGGCCGGGCGCACCCGCGCGCGCGGGACGCCGGCCCGGCCGGCGGACCGCCCCCGGACCGGGTGGACGCCGTGCGCGCCCTGCGCCGTTCGGCCCGCCGCATCACCGGCGCCCTGCACACCTTCCGCCCTCTCCTCGACCCCGAGTGGGCGGAGGAGATCCGGACCGAACTGGTCTGGCTGTCGGACACGCTGGCACTGGAGCAGGCGTACGGGGCCCGCTTGGAGCGGCTGCTGCTGGCACTGAACCGGCTGTCGGGCACGGCCCCCGAGCCTTCCCCCGCGCCTTCCCCCACGGCTCCGACCGCGCCACCCTCCCCGCCGCCGTTCGCGCCTCCTTCCTCACCTCCGGTCGGGCCTCCCCATGCGCCTCCCTCCGCGCCCGCGAGCGCGCCGCCTTCCGCGCAGACGCCGCCCCCGGCCATGACGACCCGCGGCACGCCCGCCCACCTGCCGGTACCCGTACCGGCGCCGGCATCCGCACCAGCACCAGCACCAGCACCAGCACCAGCCTTCGTACCCGCCCAGGAACCGGCGAGCGGTGCGCCCGGCCGGACGGCGGGCGCCGGCGGCCGTGCCGGGGCCCGTTCGGCCGCCCAGGCCCGCGGCAGCGGCAACCTCGCCGCGGGCCCGGCGAAGGCGGGCGCCCTCCTGGACCGTCAGCTCACCCTCGCCCGCGCCCGGGCCCACTCCGCCGCGCTCCAGGCCCTCGGCTCCGCCCGCTTCCACGCCGTCGCCGACAAGGTCGCCGTCCTCGCCAGCGAGGTCCCCCTCGCACCGGCCGCCCACACCACCGACCTGCGGCTCCTGGCGCTGGCGGCGGAGGAACGTCTCGCCGACGCGGTCGCCGCGCTGCCGCTCATCACCGCGGGCAGCCCGTACAACGCGGAGGCCCTGGTCCAGGGCCTCTCCGCGGACCCGTCCCCGCACCCGCAGGACGCGCCCTGGCACCAGGTCCGCCTGCTCCTGCGGCTGCACCGGTACGCCTGCGAGGCCGTCCACGGAGCCGGCGCCCCCCTGGACGTCCGGCTGCTCACCGCGGGCCAGGCCCTCGACCGGCACCGCGACGCGTCGGAGGCGGCGTCGGCCGCGGCCCGGGCGGCCCGCACCCCGCGGATCGCCCCCGCGACGGCGTACGCGCTCGGCGTGCTCCACGCCGACCAGCGCCACGAGGTGGAGGCGGCGCGGTACGCCTTCCAGCGGACGTGGCGGAAGCAGATCGCCGGCGCCGCCGGCACACCCTGACCGGACGGGCGGTGAGAACGAGATGAGCACTGCGGGAAACCCCGACGAGGACGCCGTCGTCCACGCGGCCGGGTGTGTGCTGTGGCGACGGTCCCCGGTGGACGCCACGCTCGAGGTGTGTCTCGTGCACCGTCCCAAGTACGACGACTGGTCGCACCCCAAGGGCAAGCTGAAACGTGGTGAGGACGCCCTCGCGGGCGCCTTGCGCGAGGTCGAGGAGGAGACGGGCCACCGAGCCGTCCCCGGCGCGCCCCTGCCGACCGTCGAGTACGAGGCGAACGGCCGGCCCAAGGAGGTCCGCTACTGGGCCGCCGAAGCCGTCGCGGGGACGTTCACCCCGAACGACGAGGTGGACCGCCTCCTCTGGTTGTCCCCGCCCGCCGCCCGCGACCGCCTCACCCAGCCGAGGGACCGATACCTCCTGGACGCCCTGCTGCACGTCCTGCACCCGGCCTGACGGCCGCCGAGGCCGCCCGGGCCGCCGCTCCCCCACGCACCCCAGGTCCGCCGCACCCCAGGTCCACCGAGGCCGCGGGCTCCCCCCTCCCCTCCCCCCGGTCCGCCGACGACGCAGGCTCCCCATGTCCTCGGCGTGCGCGCGTTTCCGTGCCCCAGGGCCTGCCGGGCCTGCCGGGCCTGCCGTCCCGCCCGCCGCTCGCCCTGCTCAACCGGACCGACGGGCCCTAACCGCACCGTCCCCAGGGATTCACCCGCCGTTCATTCGTGCCCGTGAGCGCCTTCACCTGATCTGCCTAATTTCGGCCTTACGCGGTGCGGCTCGCGACCAAGCGGCACGCAACAGCAGCAATGGCAGCACTCGCACCACCCGAACTTCGCACACTCCGCACGCCGCCGGATTCAGGACGGCGGCTCCTGGAAGGACCTTCCCCAAGTGAAGCTTCAGCGCATGAACCGGCGGGCTCTCTCCCTCGGTGCTCTCGCCGTCTCCGGCGCCCTGGCCCTCACGGCGTGCGGCTCCGACGACACCGGCTCCCGGTCGAACAGCGGCGGCGACTCCTCCGCGACCGCGGCCGCCGGGTCCGTCAAGTGCGACGACGCCAAGGGCCAGCTCCTCGCGGACGGCTCCTCCGCGCAGAAGAACGCGATCGACGCCTGGGTGAAGAACTTCACCCAGGCCTGCCCCGGCGTCCAGGTCAACTACAAGGGCTCCGGCTCCGGCGCGGGCGTCACCGCGTTCACGCAGGGCCAGGTCGCCTTCGCCGGCTCGGACTCCGCGCTCAAGCCCGACGCCGTCGCCGCCTCCAAGTCGGTGTGCAAGGGCGGCCAGGGCATCGACCTGCCGATGGTGGCCGGCCCGATCGCCGTCGCCTACAACGTCTCCGGCGTGGACGGCCTCGTCCTCGACGCCGCGACGATCGCCAAGATCTTCGACGGCAAAATCACCGACTGGAACGACGCCGCGATCGCCAAGCTCAACCCGGGCGCGAAGCTTCCCGACCTGAAGATCCAGCCGTACCACCGCTCCGACGAGTCGGGCACGACGGACAACTTCACCAAGTACCTGATCGCCGCCGCCCCGAACGACTGGAAGTACTCCGGCGGCAAGGCCTGGCAGGCCAAGGGCGGCCAGGCCGCGGCCGGCTCCTCCGGCGTCGCCCAGGGCGTGAAGCAGACCAACGGCGCGATCGGCTACATGGAGCTGTCCTACGCCAAGGACGGTCTGGGCACGGTCGCCGTCGCCACGGGCGCCGCCGCGCCGGTCAAGCCCTCCTCCGACGGCGCCACCAAGGCCGTCGCCGCCGCGAAGATCGTCGGCACGGGCAGCGACCTGTCGCTGAAGCTGGACTACACCACCAAGGCCGACGGTGCCTACCCGCTCACCCTGGTCACGTACGAGATCGTCTGCGACAAGGGCAACAAGGCCGACACCCTGCCCGCGACCAAGGCGTTCCTGCGCTACATCGCCGGCGCCGAGGGTCAGGGCATCCTCTCGGGCATCGACTACGCGCCGATCCCCGACACCGTCATCTCCAAGGTCCGCACCACCATCGAGGGCCTGAGCTGATCCGAAGGGTGCGGTCCGGCCGGGGGACCCGGCGCGGACCGCACCCGTCCGGTGCACCGCCGCCAGGGGCCACGCGCGATCCGGCCCCACCCGAGCCGCCCACACCCGCCGGCGGCTCCGCAGACCGGAGATCCCCATGGACATGACGACGCGGCAGACGGACACGTCCGACACCCCGCCTCCCCGAACCCCGACCACCACGACCCCGACCACCACGACCCCGGCTCCCTCACCCCCGGCTCCCCCGCCGCCCCCGCCGCCCCTGTCGCCGGAGCAGAAGCGCGCGGCACGCGGCGCCACCCGCCCCGGTGACCGCGTCTTCCTCGGTCTCTCCCGCGGCTCGGGCATCCTCCTGCTGGCGATCATGGCCGCGATCGCGGTCTTCCTCACCTACCGGGCCTGCCTGGCCATCAGCGAGGACGAGGCGAACTTCCTCACCGCCTTCGAGTGGAACACCAGCCTCGTCCCGCCGAGGTTCGGCATCGCGGTGCTGGCCTTCGGCACCGTGGTCTCGTCGGTCATCGCGATGGCCATCGCGGTCCCCGTCGCCGTCGCGATCGCCCTCTTCATCACCCACTACGCGCCGCGCCGCATGAGCGGCCCCGTCGCGTACGTGATCGACCTGCTCGCCGCCGTCCCCTCCATCGTGTACGGCCTCTGGGGCGCCCTCGTCCTCGTGCCCCACATGGCGGGCCTGTTCGGCTGGCTGGACGACTACCTGGGCTGGACCGGCGTCTTCTCCTGGGACCGGGGCGCCCCGCGCTCGATGCTCACGGTGGGCGTCCTGCTGGCCGTGATGATCCTGCCGGTCATCACCAACGTCAGCCGCGAGGTCTTCCGCCAGGTCCCGCAGACGCACGAGGAGGCGGCGCTGGCGCTGGGCGCCACCCGCTGGGAGGTCATCCGCATGTCGGTGCTGCCCTTCGGCCGCTCCGGCGTGATCTCCGCCTCGATGCTCGGCCTCGGCCGCGCCCTCGGCGAGACGATGGCCGTGGCCACCGTCCTCTCCCCCGACTTCGACATCCACGCCAGCCTGCTGAACCCCGGCGGCGGCACCTTCGCCCAGAACATCGCCAGCAAGTTCAACGAGGCGACGGAGTTCGGCCGGGACGCGCTCATCGCCTCCGGCCTGGTCCTGTTCGTCATCACGCTGCTGGTCAACGGCGCGGCACGCCTGATCATCGCGCGCCGCAAGGAGTACTCGGGGGCCGACGCATGAGCCACGCAAGCACAGGAGCCGGCAAGAGCCCCGGCACGCTCCAAGGCGCCGTCCTGCCGTCCTGGTCCCCGTGGGCCGTCGCGGCCGGCTCGCTCGCCCTCGCGGCCGTCGTCGGCCTCGCCGGCGGCCTCGACAGCAGGATCCAGTGGGGCCTGATCGCCGGCGTCCTGTTCATCGCCGGCACCTACGGCATCACCGCGAAGGTGGAGGGCCGCCGCCAGGCCAGGGACAGGATCGCGACGAACCTGATCTGGGCGGCGTTCCTGCTGGCGGTCGTCCCGCTGGTGTCCCTCCTGTGGACGACGGTCCAGCGCGGCGTGAAGGTCCTGGACGTCTACTTCCTCACCCACTCCATGGGGGTGGTCGCGGACAGCGAGCCGGGCGGCGGCATCTACCACGCCGTCCTCGGCAGCCTGGAGCAGGTCGGCCTCGCCACCGCGATCGGCGCCCCGGTCGGCATCCTGACGGCGATCTACCTGGTGGAGTACGGCCGGGGCGGTCTGGCGAAGGCGGTCACGTTCTTCGTCGACGTCATGACCGGCATCCCCTCCATCGTGGCGGGCCTGTTCATCCTCAGCCTGATGCTGATGCTGGACATGCGGCCCTTCGGCTTCGCGGGCTCGCTGGCGCTGGCGATCCTGATGATGCCGGTGGTCGTGCGCTCGACGGAGGAGATGCTGAAGCTCGTCCCGAACGAGCTGCGCGAGGCGTCGCTCGCCCTGGGCGTCCCCAAGTGGCGCACCATCCTCAAGGTGGTCGTCCCGACGTCGGTCGGCGGCATCATCACCGGCGTGATGCTGGCGATCGCCCGCATCGCCGGCGAGACGGCCCCGGTCCTGCTCCTGGTCTTCGGCAACCCGTTCATCAACGCGAACCCCTTCGAGGGCGCGCAGGCGTCGCTGCCGCTGTACATCTACCAGCAGTACGCGCAGAGCGCGGGCTCCACGGCGGCCTACGACCGCGCCTGGGCGGCGTCGCTCACGCTGATCGCGTTCGTGATGATCCTGAACCTGGCGGCTCGCGGCATCGCCCGCTGGAAGGCCCCCCGTTGACGACACCGTGCGGCTTCCGCCGCGCGGCCTGGTCGCTGAAGCGGCCACAGCGACTGATCGATACGACCGGGAAGTGAGACGAGAGACATGGCCAAGCGAATCGACGTGAGCGGGCTCACCGCCCACTACGGATCCCACAAGGCGATCGAGGACATCTCGATGACGGTCGAGCCGCGTTCGGTGACGGCGTTCATCGGCCCCTCCGGCTGCGGCAAGTCGACGTTCCTGCGCACGCTGAACCGGATGCACGAGGTGACCTCCGGCGGCCGCGTCGAGGGCAAGGTGCTCCTGGACGACGAGGACCTGTACGGCGCGGGCGTGGACCCGGTGTCGGTGCGCCGCGAGGTCGGCATGGTCTTCCAGCGGCCGAACCCGTTCCCCACGATGTCGATCTTCGACAACGTGGCGGCGGGTCTCCGGCTGAACGGCGAGCACAAGAAGTCCGCCCTCGCGGACGTCGTCGAGAAGTCCCTCAGGGGCGCGAACCTCTGGAACGAGGTCAAGGACCGCCTGAACAAGCCCGGCGCGGGCCTGTCCGGCGGGCAGCAGCAGCGTCTGTGCATCGCGCGCGCGATCGCCGTGGAGCCGAAGGTCCTGCTGATGGACGAGCCCTGCTCGGCCCTCGACCCGATCTCCACCCTCGCCATCGAGGACCTGATCGGCGAGCTGAAGGAGCGCTTCACGATCGTCATCGTGACGCACAACATGCAGCAGGCGGCCCGCGTCTCGGACCGCACGGCGTTCTTCAACCTGGCGGCGGTCGGCCGGCCCGGCCGCCTGATCGAGCTGGACGACACGGAACGCATCTTCTCCAACCCGTCCGTCCAGGCGACGGAGGACTACATCTCCGGCCGCTTCGGCTGACCCGAGCCCCTCGCGGTGCTGCATGGCGGTGCCGCCGCGAGGCCCGAGAGCCCGCCCCCTGTCACACAGGGGGCGGGCTCATGCCGTCACCGCCGGGACGGGGGGCGAAGGCGGGGCGCAAGGGCGGGTGAGGCGGGTGAGTGGACCGGCCCGGCCTACAGGAACGCCAGGTCCACGATCCAGAACGCGCACGCCGCCACCAGCGCGGCCGCCGGCATGGTGATGAACCAGCCGAGCACGATGTTCTTGGCGACTCCCCACCGCACGGCGTTGATCCGCTTGGTCGCCCCGACACCCATGATCGCCGAGGTGATCACATGCGTCGTCGAGATGGGCGCCTTGAACAGGAACGCCGTCGTGAACATGATCGACGCCCCCGTCGTCTCCGCGGCGAACCCCTGCGGCGGGTCAAGCTCGATGATCTTCCGCCCGAGCGTGCGCATGATGCGCCAGCCGCCCGCGTACGTCCCCAGCGACAGCATCACCGCGCAGGCGATCTTCACCCAGACCGGGATCGGATCGTCCGCCCCCTGCACATCGCCGATGACCAGCGCCATCACCACGATGCCCATCGTCTTCTGCGCGTCCTGGAGACCGTGGCCCAGCGCCATGCCCGCCGCGGAGACGGTCTGCGCTATGCGGAAGCCCCGCTTCGCCTTGTGCGGGTTGGACCGCCGGAACAGCCACAGGATGGCCGTCATCACGAGGTAACCGACGACGAGTCCGACCATCGGCGAGAGGAACATCGGGATGACGACCTTGTCCATCACCCCGGACCAGATCACGTCCGTGCCGCCCGCGAGCGCGGCCCCCACCATCCCGCCGAACAGCGCGTGCGACGACGACGAGGGCAGCCCGAAGTACCAGGTGACGAGGTTCCAGACGATCGCCCCGATGAGCGCCGAGAACAGGATCCCCATCCCCTTGGACCCGTCGGGCGTCTCGATCAGGCCCTTGCTGACGGTGTGCGCGACGCCGCTCCCGAGGAACGCGCCCGCGAGGTTCATCACGGCGGCCATGGCCAGCGCCGCCCGCGGCGTCAGCGCCCGGGTGGACACGGACGTGGCGATGGCGTTCGCCGAGTCGTGGAAGCCGTTGGTGTAGGTGAATCCGAGCGCGACGCCGATGGTCACGACCAGAGCAAAGGTGTCCATGAAGGGTTCAGGACTCCTTGACCGCGATGGTCTCCACCGTGTTGGCCACGTGCTCGAAGGCGTCGGCGGCCTCCTCCAGCACATCCACGATCTGCTTCAGCTTGAGCACCTCGATGGCCTCGTACTTGCCGTTGAAGAGATGCGCGAGCAGCTTGCGGTGGATCTGGTCGGCCTGGTTCTCGAGCCGGTTGACCTCGATCCAGTACTCGGTGAGGTTCTGCATGGTGCGCAGGTTCGGCATGGCCTCGGCCGTGAGCTCCGCCGCCCGCGCCAGCACCTCGATCTGCTGCTCGACGCCCTTGGGCAGCTCCTCCACGTTGTAGAGGACGACCAGGTCGACGGCCTCCTCCATGAAGTCCATGATGTCGTCGAGGGAGGACGCGAGGTTGTAGATGTCCTCGCGGTCGAAGGGCGTGATGAACGAGGAGTTCAGCTGGTGGAAGATCGCGTGCGTGGCGTCGTCACCTGCGTGTTCCGCGGCCCGCATACGCTCGGCGATCTCGGCCCGGGCGGAGGTGTCCGCCCCGAGGAGTTCCATCAGGAGTTTCGAGCCCGTGACGATGTTGTTCGCGGACGCGGCGAACATGTCGTAGAAGCTCGTCTCCCTGGGGGTCAGACGAAAGCGCACGTGGGGTCCTCAAGATGCATCGGTTTCGGTCAGGCTGATGCTAGGCGCATCATCCGGCCACGGCTAATGGGCCGTCCAACAGTGTCGCCCATCGCGCGGGGAGACCGGCAGGGGGGCGACCGACGGAGTGCGGCCGCCGGCCGTCCGCCCCCGAAAGTTCGGTAGGATATACCCAGTAGGGGTATATGTCGGGAGCTGGAGCGCTGGAGGACACGATGACGACCACCGAGGCCGGCGCGAAAGCCCCCTCCGCCCCCGAGCCGGGCTCCACCCCCGAATCCGGCGCGGTGGCCGAAACCGGCCGGCCCGCCGTCGCGGCGGTCCACGGCTACCACGACCAGAAGGCCGAGCACCTCAAGCGCCTGCGCCGCATCGAGGGCCAGATCCGCGGCCTGCAACGCATGGTGGACGAGGACACCTACTGCATCGACATACTCACCCAGGTGTCGGCGTCCACCAAGGCCCTTCAGTCGTTCGCGCTGCAACTCCTGGAGGAGCACCTGCGCCACTGCGTCGCCGACGCGGCGCTCAGGGGCGGTGACGAGATCGACGCGAAGGTGGAGGAGGCGACGAAGGCGATCGCCCGCCTACTGCGCACCTGACCCGCCGGACCCGCCCCGACCGCCGCCGGCCTCGGGCTCCTCGCCCACCCGCAGCACGAGGTCGATGCTCTCCATGCTGAGCCGTTCCCCGCCCGCCGCCGAGGCCGCGATGATCAGCTCCCCGCACAGCTCGATCTCGGCGAGGGCCACGTGGTCCTGAACTGCCGTACCGCCGCCCGGAGCCACGCGCATCACCTCGTCCCTGCCGTCACCGGCTTCCTAGAGTAGGGAGCGCTATACACCGTGCGCATGGCACGGACGGGCTAGTCCTTGTGCCCCGGTGGCCGAAATCTTCTTCTCGAAGAGCCCCGGAACACCTCAGAACCCTGTGAACCCGCACGAATACCGGCAAAAACGCCGAAGAGCGGGTGAGACGACGCCGCCGCCGACGCCCGCCGAGCGCGTTCAGTCCTCGGCGATCCGGCCGGCGTAGATGTCGCCCGGCGCCGGCAGCCGCACGTCGACGGGTGCGCCGAAGTCGTACAGCAGCGTCGTGGAGGCGACCGCGACGGCCTCGCCCCGCCGCCCGCCCGGCCCGCCGTGCCCGCCCCGCGCGTCCCGCCCGGCCTGCCCGCCCCGCCCCTCTTCCGTTTCCCGCCCTTCTTCCGTCCCCCGGCCGTTGACGAAGCTGAACCGGTGCCGCACCTTGCGGATGCGCCCCTCGTCGTCCAGATACGCGTCGAACGGCACCCGGGCGGTGGCGAACCCCTTGGCCGCCGCCCGCAGCGAGTCCCGTCCGCCCGCCGACGCGTCCCGCGCGGCGACCGCCAGGTCGGCGGTCCCCCGGTAGTGCCGTACCGCCGTCCCGGCCACCTCGGTCCGCCCCACGTACGTCGCCGTCCGCGTCCCCCGCAGCACCTCGGCGGCGGCGAACGGATCGGTGGCCCCACCGGTCACCAGGTTCCCGTCGGACAGCGTGGCCGTCTCCACCCGCACCCATTTGTCGGCGGGCACGCCCGCGCCCCGGTTCTTCATGAACAGGGCTCCGGGCGCGAGGAGTTCGGTGATCGGCCGGTGTTCGCTGGTCCCGGCGGGGTCCTGCGGCAGCATCACCTTCAGCTCGCCGAGCTGCCGGCGGTAGTCGTACACACCCTGCCCGCGGATGGTGACCCGCGTCCCGCCGGTGGCCATCTCCATCGACGTACGGGCCTTCGACGTGCCCGCCTCGACGAGCGCGTCCGCGGCCCGGTGCAGGATCCCCACGGGGTCGCCGGCCCGGTCGCCGCCGGCGGCGCGCCCGGTCCCGGAACACCCGGCGGCGCACACACAAACCCCGGCCACGATCCCCGCAAGGGCCGCGGCGCCCCTCTGCCTGCGCTGGCGCTCCGTCATGGCCTGTCTACCCCCAGCCGGTAAGTCCGTCACGGGCCTGCTGCCGTACCGGCTAACGACGGTCGTGTGCCCCCCGTCACGCAGGCCCGGGGGCCTTCGACCGCCGTACGGGTCCTTCGCCAGGGTGGGTACGGTGGGTCCCGTGACGCAGCAGGACGGCCCGGCCCCCTCCCGCCCCGCCGGGGAACACGGCACCACGACCGTCGAGCAGGGCCGGTTCTGCCTGGCCCGCTGCACCTGCGGCTGGCGCGGCCCGGCCCGCAGGGCGAGGAGCCTGGCGCGATCGGACGCGGAGTCCCACCTGCGGGACTGACGTCACCGTTGCGTCACCGCTCGCGCCGTCCGGAACCCGTCGTTCCCCGTCCCCGTCTCGCTCGGTGAAGCCGACGGGCGAGGGGAAGGCTCAAGGACATGGAACGGCGAAGGTTCATCGTGGGCGGCACGGCCGCCGTCGCGGCGGCGGCGACCGCGTGCAAGGCGACCGGCGGCAGCGCGAGCGCCTCCACCCCGGCCACGGGGCGCACCGGCTCCGCGGGGGGCGCGGGAGCGGCGCTGACGACGACGAGCGTCGCCGCCCCCGCCACCTGGACGGCGCTGGCCCGCGATCTGGACGGCACCCTGGTCCGTCCCGGCGAGGCCTCCTGGGCCGCCGCCCGTCAGCTCTACAACACCCGCTTCGACGGCCTCAAACCGGCGGCCGTCGCGTATGTCGCGCACGCCGACGACATCCGCACCGTCATGGCGTACGCCCGCGCCCACCGCACCAAGGTCGCGATCCGCAACGGCGGCCACTCCTACGGCGGTTGGTCCTCGGGCGACGGCCGGCTGATCATCGACGTCTCCCGGCTGAACCGGGTCCGGGCGAGCGGCGGCACGGCCGTGGT encodes:
- the pstB gene encoding phosphate ABC transporter ATP-binding protein PstB; this translates as MAKRIDVSGLTAHYGSHKAIEDISMTVEPRSVTAFIGPSGCGKSTFLRTLNRMHEVTSGGRVEGKVLLDDEDLYGAGVDPVSVRREVGMVFQRPNPFPTMSIFDNVAAGLRLNGEHKKSALADVVEKSLRGANLWNEVKDRLNKPGAGLSGGQQQRLCIARAIAVEPKVLLMDEPCSALDPISTLAIEDLIGELKERFTIVIVTHNMQQAARVSDRTAFFNLAAVGRPGRLIELDDTERIFSNPSVQATEDYISGRFG
- the pstA gene encoding phosphate ABC transporter permease PstA codes for the protein MSHASTGAGKSPGTLQGAVLPSWSPWAVAAGSLALAAVVGLAGGLDSRIQWGLIAGVLFIAGTYGITAKVEGRRQARDRIATNLIWAAFLLAVVPLVSLLWTTVQRGVKVLDVYFLTHSMGVVADSEPGGGIYHAVLGSLEQVGLATAIGAPVGILTAIYLVEYGRGGLAKAVTFFVDVMTGIPSIVAGLFILSLMLMLDMRPFGFAGSLALAILMMPVVVRSTEEMLKLVPNELREASLALGVPKWRTILKVVVPTSVGGIITGVMLAIARIAGETAPVLLLVFGNPFINANPFEGAQASLPLYIYQQYAQSAGSTAAYDRAWAASLTLIAFVMILNLAARGIARWKAPR
- a CDS encoding NUDIX hydrolase produces the protein MSTAGNPDEDAVVHAAGCVLWRRSPVDATLEVCLVHRPKYDDWSHPKGKLKRGEDALAGALREVEEETGHRAVPGAPLPTVEYEANGRPKEVRYWAAEAVAGTFTPNDEVDRLLWLSPPAARDRLTQPRDRYLLDALLHVLHPA
- the pstC gene encoding phosphate ABC transporter permease subunit PstC, whose translation is MTTRQTDTSDTPPPRTPTTTTPTTTTPAPSPPAPPPPPPPLSPEQKRAARGATRPGDRVFLGLSRGSGILLLAIMAAIAVFLTYRACLAISEDEANFLTAFEWNTSLVPPRFGIAVLAFGTVVSSVIAMAIAVPVAVAIALFITHYAPRRMSGPVAYVIDLLAAVPSIVYGLWGALVLVPHMAGLFGWLDDYLGWTGVFSWDRGAPRSMLTVGVLLAVMILPVITNVSREVFRQVPQTHEEAALALGATRWEVIRMSVLPFGRSGVISASMLGLGRALGETMAVATVLSPDFDIHASLLNPGGGTFAQNIASKFNEATEFGRDALIASGLVLFVITLLVNGAARLIIARRKEYSGADA
- a CDS encoding RNA degradosome polyphosphate kinase, whose protein sequence is MKPAVPEPSPPPGGIEPSAGSPAIPPARSDAPVSLSARKNGYMSQSDTQAEVQHAQPSVGSIAAHRPHTVAAVVSDLEPDIDADLDTYEEAPYDGPQLPQGRFLDRERSWLAFNERVLELAEDPDTPLLERANFLAIFASNLDEFFMVRVAGLKRRIATGVATRSASGLQPREVLEMIWARSRELMARHAATYHEDIAPALAEEGIHLVRWSELTEKEQARLFTLFRHQIFPVLTPLAVDPAHPFPYISGLSLNLAVVVRNPVSGHRHFARVKVPPLLSRFLESSPGRYVPIEDVIGAHLEELFPGMEVLEHHAFRLTRNEDLEVEEDDAENLLQALEKELMRRRFGPPVRLEVEESIDREVLDLLVRELKVSEAEVYPLPGPLDLTGLFRIHGLDRPELKYKKFIAGTHRDLAEVESASPPDIFAALRSRDVLLHHPYDSFSTSVQAFLEQAAGDPDVLAIKQTLYRTSGDSPIVDALIEAAETGKQVLVLVEIKARFDEHANIKWARKLEEAGCHVVYGLVGLKTHCKLSLVVRQEGDTLRRYCHVGTGNYHPKTARLYEDLGLLTADPQVGADLSDLFNRLSGYSRRETYRRLLVAPKSLRDGLISRVDKEIQHHRAGRPAHVRIKVNSIVDEALIDSLYRASQAGVPVDVWVRGICAVRPGVPGLSDNIRVRSILGRFLEHSRVFGFGNGGEPEVWIGSADMMHRNLDRRIEALVRVTDPGHRASLNRLLETGMSDGTASWHLGPDGEWTRHSTDADGSPLRNVQEMLIDARRRRRGPATP
- the pstS gene encoding phosphate ABC transporter substrate-binding protein PstS codes for the protein MKLQRMNRRALSLGALAVSGALALTACGSDDTGSRSNSGGDSSATAAAGSVKCDDAKGQLLADGSSAQKNAIDAWVKNFTQACPGVQVNYKGSGSGAGVTAFTQGQVAFAGSDSALKPDAVAASKSVCKGGQGIDLPMVAGPIAVAYNVSGVDGLVLDAATIAKIFDGKITDWNDAAIAKLNPGAKLPDLKIQPYHRSDESGTTDNFTKYLIAAAPNDWKYSGGKAWQAKGGQAAAGSSGVAQGVKQTNGAIGYMELSYAKDGLGTVAVATGAAAPVKPSSDGATKAVAAAKIVGTGSDLSLKLDYTTKADGAYPLTLVTYEIVCDKGNKADTLPATKAFLRYIAGAEGQGILSGIDYAPIPDTVISKVRTTIEGLS
- a CDS encoding CHAD domain-containing protein, which codes for MAQRHPDLTGPAAGPATTGDVLAGYLRAQATEFLRALRLHREAGSAASHGPSHARAWDPGAGRAHPRARDAGPAGGPPPDRVDAVRALRRSARRITGALHTFRPLLDPEWAEEIRTELVWLSDTLALEQAYGARLERLLLALNRLSGTAPEPSPAPSPTAPTAPPSPPPFAPPSSPPVGPPHAPPSAPASAPPSAQTPPPAMTTRGTPAHLPVPVPAPASAPAPAPAPAPAFVPAQEPASGAPGRTAGAGGRAGARSAAQARGSGNLAAGPAKAGALLDRQLTLARARAHSAALQALGSARFHAVADKVAVLASEVPLAPAAHTTDLRLLALAAEERLADAVAALPLITAGSPYNAEALVQGLSADPSPHPQDAPWHQVRLLLRLHRYACEAVHGAGAPLDVRLLTAGQALDRHRDASEAASAAARAARTPRIAPATAYALGVLHADQRHEVEAARYAFQRTWRKQIAGAAGTP